In Methylocystis echinoides, one genomic interval encodes:
- a CDS encoding GMC family oxidoreductase: MSPRDFRARDFGDGDINWPIDYDDLAPHYTEIEQLIGVCGSHENLAALPDGDFLPPLPLRRPDVAMQSAVRRMRLLPLRAIPTRKAIETRADAPNVCLQCGHCVHGCRTGSIYKFSSRLLPLIEGRRNFRIAYETKVLRLRRASGSSRIEAVECLDTSKQERFEVLADTFIVAAGALETSRLLLNSTDDAWPNGLANSSGLVGCYLQDHVRARASGSLWWLGGSKPADPPGIGDHLLIPRFLFSASDFRGGFQIQCGHMLPWLPFYLDGMAVFPARLKDLLARWLFSTYVGLFFMGKPSARISNRLRRSNKCDRYGVPQVDVDYAWSNEDLQMQKSMQLWGRKILQAAFAIGVNAAPDTLPGLGIHYAGVCRMAANPHDGVVDRGCRSFDHPNLYLCDGGVMPDLSEKNPTLTIMALANRLAATLSSRGADQ, from the coding sequence ATGTCGCCGCGGGACTTCCGCGCGCGTGATTTTGGCGACGGCGACATCAACTGGCCAATCGATTACGACGACCTCGCGCCTCACTATACGGAAATTGAGCAATTGATCGGCGTGTGCGGCTCACATGAGAACCTTGCCGCTCTTCCCGACGGCGATTTTCTTCCGCCGCTTCCGCTACGGCGCCCAGATGTGGCGATGCAGTCGGCAGTCCGAAGGATGCGTCTCCTGCCGCTACGGGCGATTCCAACCCGAAAGGCGATCGAGACCCGGGCCGATGCGCCTAATGTCTGTTTGCAGTGCGGCCACTGCGTGCACGGTTGCCGAACCGGCAGTATCTACAAATTCTCGAGCCGATTGCTGCCGCTCATCGAGGGACGGCGCAACTTTCGCATTGCGTACGAAACGAAGGTCTTGCGCCTGAGGCGCGCTTCGGGCTCTTCGCGTATCGAAGCCGTCGAATGCCTGGACACGTCGAAACAAGAGCGCTTCGAGGTGCTGGCCGATACATTTATCGTCGCCGCTGGCGCATTGGAGACTTCCCGCCTCCTTCTCAATTCGACGGACGACGCGTGGCCAAACGGGCTCGCCAATTCCTCGGGGCTGGTCGGCTGCTATTTGCAGGACCATGTGCGCGCCCGCGCTTCCGGTTCGCTCTGGTGGCTTGGCGGCAGCAAGCCCGCCGATCCCCCCGGAATCGGCGATCACCTTCTGATCCCGCGTTTTCTGTTCAGCGCCTCCGATTTTCGTGGCGGCTTTCAGATCCAGTGCGGACACATGTTGCCCTGGCTTCCATTTTATCTGGACGGCATGGCGGTTTTTCCGGCGCGCCTGAAAGACCTGCTCGCGCGTTGGCTGTTTTCCACCTATGTCGGTCTGTTCTTCATGGGCAAACCGAGCGCGCGCATCAGCAACCGCTTACGCCGAAGTAATAAATGCGACCGTTACGGCGTGCCGCAGGTCGATGTGGACTACGCCTGGAGCAACGAGGATTTGCAGATGCAGAAATCAATGCAGCTGTGGGGCCGAAAGATATTGCAAGCCGCTTTTGCGATTGGCGTCAACGCCGCGCCCGATACGCTGCCTGGTCTTGGAATACACTATGCGGGCGTCTGCCGAATGGCCGCCAACCCACATGACGGCGTCGTGGACCGCGGATGCCGCAGCTTCGACCACCCGAACCTGTACTTATGTGACGGGGGCGTCATGCCGGATCTCAGCGAGAAGAACCCGACCTTAACAATTATGGCGCTCGCCAACCGGCTGGCGGCGACCTTGTCGAGCCGTGGGGCGGATCAGTAA
- a CDS encoding PAS domain S-box protein, with translation MALSNIDALWVVDWSTDRDGQCSYIDPLWREITGQNADSALQEGWLETVYPGDRDQVRAELTRAIQSEQPFQIVLRLRRADGHFRWAMAVGAAKRDEQAAFIGYNGSIIDFHNRVEAEQELAETRQRLEAIMNAAPIGLSYSSDPSCAYITGNKALFAQFEINARDNISALAPDPADAGRRVRFFNQGRELTGSELPLQAAVRERREVEPFEIDVQLPSGRRWTAEASGAPIIGPDGRLLGGVAVTVDITERKKHIEALQGSEKRYRLLFETSRDGIVTVDLSGHILEANPAYQRMLGYTGAELRQLTYQELTPAIWRDMEAAIVQEQVLPRGESDEYEKEYIRKDGTVFPVSLRTWTVTDDAGVVVGMRAFVRDITERKRAEEKLRESERLLQAVLDGSPDAIFLKDGESRLLLANPATFAAIGKPADFCLGKTDEEVFDNPEDGRAIMANDRRIMESGQTETFEETLGTAFGTRCYLTNKAPYRDAAGNIVGIIGTARDITEQKRAEAALREREQRMRRFYEAGLLGVIYWNVAGEVTDANDKFLEMVGYSRADLQEGRINWRKMTPPEFQFVDDAAILEAQAAGSNASPFEKQFFHKNGARVPVIVAGAMFDETRTNGVAFVLDISETKRAEAELRESEERFRVSFANAAIGFAVNAPDFGFLDANPAYCELTGYTLEDLLAQDGSQLIHPDDRSANLALTERMLAGEIPSFVVENRYIRKCGEVIWVRKSVSLIRNISGAPRWIITLVEDVTERKKAEQALRASEARLRLATEAAKIGAFDWDIPAGVNTWTPELEAMYGLAPGEFAGSQAAWEQLVHPDDRAGAIAKVEETLATGEPVEHEWRVVWRDGSVRWIAGRFQGFTDSAKRPVRLTGVNIDITERKRAELALRESQQQLALALEAGQLGFWDWDVPSGRVQFGGRWASMLGYDLDEVESHVRAWEVLVHPDDRDSVAAKLIDHLEGRADFYECEHRLLHKDGSWRWILDRGQVVERDADRRPLRAIGTHADVTARHEAEVALQEADRRKDEFLATLAHELRNPLTPIRNAVHLLKIKHGSEHPEAHLFNMMQRQVDHLVRLVDDLLEISRISRGKIELRKENVALAEFLSAALETCQPLIDKKTHCVVMKTPDEPAWVFGDPVRLSQIAANVIHNAAKYTPPGGRLEVEAARAGNDVVLRFRDNGVGISAEMLPHVFELFAQTDGQARLSEGGLGIGLALVRKLLELHGGRIEAHSEGVGRGSEFVVWLPLGTAPTAVTASTNEAATRDRMAARILVIDDDADVADSFGLLLEGLGATVRKAYSGPAGIALVETFDPDLIFIDVGMPAVDGYETARRIRRSSRGPQFTLVALTGWGQDEDRHRAKEAGFDLHLTKPASIDAVQDLLNALPSSTGGDGSAKS, from the coding sequence ATGGCTCTCTCTAATATTGACGCACTCTGGGTTGTAGACTGGTCGACTGATCGCGACGGGCAATGCAGCTACATTGATCCTCTTTGGCGCGAAATCACGGGCCAAAACGCCGATTCAGCCTTGCAGGAGGGTTGGCTTGAAACGGTTTACCCCGGCGATCGCGATCAGGTAAGGGCGGAGCTGACGCGGGCGATACAATCGGAGCAGCCTTTCCAGATCGTCTTGAGGCTCAGGCGCGCGGATGGACATTTTCGCTGGGCGATGGCGGTTGGCGCGGCGAAACGCGACGAACAAGCCGCATTTATCGGCTACAACGGCTCGATCATCGACTTCCACAACCGAGTAGAAGCCGAGCAGGAGCTTGCCGAAACACGGCAACGCCTCGAAGCAATCATGAACGCCGCGCCGATCGGCCTGAGTTATTCGAGCGATCCGAGCTGCGCGTACATTACCGGCAACAAGGCGCTTTTTGCACAATTTGAAATCAATGCCCGCGACAATATTTCGGCGCTTGCTCCTGACCCGGCCGACGCCGGTCGCCGAGTTCGCTTCTTCAACCAGGGCCGCGAATTAACGGGTTCAGAGCTTCCCTTGCAGGCGGCGGTGCGCGAACGACGCGAAGTCGAACCTTTCGAAATCGACGTGCAACTGCCGAGTGGCCGTCGGTGGACGGCGGAAGCTTCCGGCGCGCCCATTATCGGGCCAGACGGCCGCCTGCTTGGCGGGGTCGCCGTCACCGTCGATATTACCGAGCGCAAGAAGCACATTGAAGCATTGCAGGGGAGTGAAAAGCGTTACCGCTTGCTCTTCGAGACGAGTCGCGACGGCATCGTCACCGTCGATCTGAGCGGCCATATTCTCGAGGCCAATCCAGCCTATCAGCGCATGCTCGGCTATACCGGCGCTGAACTCCGTCAATTGACCTATCAGGAGCTGACCCCGGCGATCTGGCGCGACATGGAGGCCGCCATCGTGCAGGAGCAAGTCCTGCCGCGCGGCGAATCCGACGAATATGAGAAGGAATACATCCGCAAGGACGGAACCGTTTTTCCGGTCAGTCTCCGCACGTGGACCGTGACCGACGACGCCGGAGTAGTTGTCGGCATGCGTGCATTTGTGCGCGACATCACCGAGCGTAAGCGCGCCGAGGAGAAGCTGCGTGAAAGCGAAAGGCTGCTGCAGGCGGTGCTCGATGGCAGCCCCGACGCAATTTTTCTCAAAGACGGAGAGAGCCGACTGCTGCTGGCCAATCCCGCGACATTCGCCGCAATTGGCAAGCCGGCCGATTTTTGCCTCGGCAAGACCGACGAGGAGGTCTTCGACAATCCAGAGGATGGGCGCGCCATCATGGCCAATGATCGCCGCATCATGGAGTCGGGGCAAACCGAGACCTTCGAGGAAACGCTGGGCACCGCTTTCGGGACCCGTTGCTATCTGACGAACAAGGCGCCTTACCGCGACGCCGCGGGCAATATTGTCGGCATAATAGGGACCGCGCGCGACATCACCGAGCAAAAAAGGGCCGAAGCGGCGTTGCGCGAGCGTGAGCAGCGGATGCGGCGTTTCTACGAGGCCGGCCTTCTAGGCGTGATCTATTGGAATGTGGCTGGAGAGGTTACGGACGCGAACGACAAATTTCTGGAGATGGTCGGCTATTCGCGCGCAGACCTTCAGGAAGGACGGATCAACTGGCGGAAAATGACGCCGCCGGAGTTCCAGTTCGTCGATGACGCCGCGATACTTGAAGCGCAAGCCGCAGGATCGAACGCCTCGCCATTCGAGAAACAGTTTTTTCACAAGAACGGCGCGCGCGTGCCGGTTATCGTCGCCGGAGCAATGTTCGACGAAACCCGTACCAATGGCGTGGCGTTCGTCCTCGATATTTCCGAGACAAAGCGGGCGGAAGCCGAGTTGCGCGAAAGCGAGGAACGCTTCCGCGTTTCCTTCGCCAACGCCGCCATAGGCTTTGCGGTGAACGCGCCAGACTTCGGTTTCCTGGACGCCAACCCCGCTTATTGTGAGCTCACCGGATATACGCTGGAGGATCTTCTCGCCCAAGACGGTTCGCAGCTCATCCATCCTGACGACCGCTCGGCCAATCTAGCCTTGACGGAGCGGATGCTCGCCGGCGAAATTCCAAGCTTCGTCGTCGAAAACCGCTACATTCGCAAATGCGGCGAAGTCATCTGGGTCCGAAAGAGCGTCTCGCTCATCCGCAATATTAGCGGCGCCCCCAGGTGGATCATCACGCTCGTCGAAGACGTCACCGAGCGCAAGAAAGCCGAACAAGCCCTCCGTGCGAGCGAAGCCCGGTTGCGGCTGGCGACCGAGGCCGCAAAGATCGGCGCGTTTGACTGGGACATCCCCGCGGGCGTGAATACTTGGACTCCGGAATTGGAGGCGATGTATGGTCTCGCGCCCGGTGAATTCGCTGGATCGCAGGCGGCGTGGGAGCAGCTGGTTCACCCCGACGACCGCGCCGGCGCGATCGCCAAGGTCGAGGAAACCCTTGCGACCGGCGAGCCGGTTGAACACGAGTGGCGAGTCGTTTGGCGAGACGGCTCGGTGCGTTGGATCGCAGGCCGTTTCCAGGGTTTCACGGATAGCGCCAAAAGGCCCGTGCGTCTCACGGGCGTGAACATCGACATCACTGAGCGCAAACGGGCGGAATTGGCGCTACGCGAGAGCCAGCAGCAGCTGGCGCTGGCGTTGGAAGCCGGGCAACTCGGGTTCTGGGACTGGGACGTGCCCAGCGGCCGGGTTCAGTTCGGCGGTCGCTGGGCGTCCATGCTCGGCTACGACCTCGACGAGGTGGAGTCCCATGTGCGGGCGTGGGAAGTGCTCGTCCATCCCGACGATCGGGACTCTGTCGCAGCCAAGCTGATCGACCATTTGGAAGGGCGCGCCGACTTCTATGAATGCGAGCACCGCCTGCTGCACAAGGATGGCTCCTGGCGCTGGATTTTGGATCGTGGTCAAGTGGTGGAGCGCGACGCCGACCGCCGCCCGCTCCGGGCGATCGGCACACACGCCGACGTGACGGCGCGCCACGAGGCGGAAGTCGCCCTGCAAGAAGCCGACCGACGCAAGGACGAGTTTCTCGCCACCTTGGCGCATGAATTGCGAAACCCGCTCACGCCTATTCGCAACGCGGTGCACTTGCTGAAAATCAAGCATGGTTCAGAGCATCCCGAAGCGCATCTTTTTAATATGATGCAGCGTCAGGTCGATCATCTTGTCCGGCTTGTAGACGACCTGCTCGAAATCTCCCGGATCAGCCGTGGCAAGATAGAACTGCGCAAGGAGAATGTGGCCCTGGCGGAATTCTTGTCGGCTGCATTGGAAACCTGCCAGCCGCTCATCGACAAGAAAACCCATTGCGTCGTCATGAAGACCCCCGATGAGCCGGCGTGGGTTTTTGGCGATCCGGTGCGTCTCTCTCAGATTGCCGCCAATGTCATCCATAACGCTGCAAAATACACGCCGCCCGGGGGGCGCCTTGAAGTCGAGGCGGCGCGCGCGGGCAACGACGTCGTTCTGCGCTTTCGCGACAATGGCGTCGGCATCAGCGCCGAGATGTTGCCGCACGTCTTCGAACTCTTCGCCCAGACAGACGGTCAAGCTCGGCTTTCCGAAGGGGGGCTCGGCATCGGGCTTGCGCTTGTGCGCAAACTCTTGGAGCTGCATGGCGGGCGAATTGAAGCGCATAGTGAAGGCGTTGGACGCGGCAGCGAATTCGTGGTTTGGCTGCCTCTCGGCACGGCGCCCACGGCCGTCACGGCGTCGACCAACGAGGCGGCGACTCGGGACAGGATGGCGGCGCGGATACTTGTCATTGACGACGACGCCGATGTTGCAGACAGCTTCGGTCTGTTGCTGGAGGGCTTGGGGGCGACTGTTCGCAAGGCTTATAGCGGTCCCGCCGGCATTGCCCTTGTCGAGACGTTCGACCCCGATCTGATCTTTATAGACGTCGGCATGCCCGCTGTGGACGGCTACGAGACAGCGCGTCGCATTCGACGTAGCAGCCGGGGGCCTCAGTTCACCCTCGTCGCGCTGACGGGTTGGGGTCAGGACGAGGATCGCCACCGCGCGAAGGAAGCGGGCTTCGATCTGCACCTCACCAAGCCGGCTTCGATCGACGCGGTGCAAGACTTGCTGAACGCCCTGCCAAGTTCGACGGGCGGCGATGGCTCAGCTAAAAGCTAA
- a CDS encoding TolC family outer membrane protein, giving the protein MSAAPPVIPRVTDGNLSFVAALFLLNRSSSSKTGIKGMWPCSGQYFAPCYGAFYRKTARSFRSCTLLSLAGRTFMKKPTKRNLSLAIALALLVSTPRSAPAETIARALARVYSSNPDLNQQRATVRIRDEDIARAWSGLRPIAKLEAGAGAQRTDLKLGFPPVRSPINGQFVTLRNPATGQPFSYSTNFAAYPRDVKVYVSQPLFDGGRTENAVHQAESGVFAARSVADLSEQSILQDAAKAYMNVLRDTAVLSLRKNNISILQTQLNYTRRKVQEGDLTSTDVAQAEASLAQARSDFFGAQAQLKNSLAIYEQIIGEPPGRLEPASSVERLLPKSVDEAIELALNTHPSLDAARHQVDAAEFAVNAAWSNLAPRLSLDGQVSQQYDSLLSLREAVLAAPNSREFNAAVRLNLDVPLYQRGEEYAAIRQAKETLGREKLNFDSQRRNVRAAVISSYGQLNTARSQTATDELAIKAAEAALRGVREEAKVGARTTLDVLNAQQALLNARVNLIISQRDRVVASYAALSAIGKLSATTLQLDVQLYDPSAHFERVKNKMIGTDAD; this is encoded by the coding sequence ATGAGCGCTGCGCCGCCAGTGATTCCGCGAGTTACAGATGGTAACCTATCTTTCGTCGCGGCTCTTTTCCTGCTCAATCGGTCAAGCTCAAGTAAGACTGGAATCAAAGGAATGTGGCCTTGTTCTGGCCAGTATTTTGCTCCTTGCTATGGCGCATTTTATCGCAAGACCGCCAGATCCTTTCGCAGCTGCACACTCTTAAGCTTAGCAGGTCGGACATTTATGAAGAAACCGACGAAGCGTAACTTGTCGTTGGCGATCGCCCTCGCGCTTCTCGTCTCGACTCCGCGCTCCGCCCCGGCGGAAACGATCGCGCGCGCCCTTGCGCGCGTTTACAGCAGCAATCCTGATCTAAACCAACAAAGAGCGACGGTAAGGATCAGAGATGAAGACATTGCGCGCGCGTGGTCGGGTCTTCGGCCTATTGCAAAACTCGAGGCCGGAGCGGGGGCCCAGCGAACTGACCTCAAACTCGGCTTTCCGCCAGTGCGGTCGCCGATTAACGGACAGTTCGTCACCTTGAGAAACCCTGCTACGGGACAGCCCTTTTCGTACTCGACCAATTTCGCAGCCTATCCACGGGATGTGAAGGTCTACGTCTCGCAGCCGCTGTTCGACGGGGGCCGTACTGAAAACGCAGTACATCAGGCTGAATCGGGAGTCTTCGCCGCACGTTCGGTTGCCGATCTCTCCGAGCAGTCGATCTTGCAGGACGCAGCGAAAGCCTACATGAATGTCTTGCGCGACACGGCTGTGCTCTCTTTGCGCAAGAACAATATTTCAATTCTGCAAACTCAACTCAATTACACGCGTCGCAAAGTGCAAGAGGGGGATCTCACCAGCACCGACGTAGCTCAGGCGGAAGCATCGCTCGCGCAAGCCCGCTCGGATTTTTTTGGGGCGCAGGCTCAGCTCAAGAACAGCCTGGCAATTTACGAGCAGATCATTGGAGAGCCGCCCGGACGGCTCGAGCCCGCGAGTTCGGTTGAACGGCTCCTGCCGAAGTCTGTCGACGAAGCAATTGAGCTCGCCCTAAACACACATCCGTCCCTGGACGCAGCTCGGCATCAAGTAGACGCGGCGGAGTTCGCAGTGAATGCGGCGTGGAGCAATCTTGCGCCGCGGCTTTCGCTCGATGGGCAGGTCTCACAGCAATATGATTCGCTATTGTCCCTGCGCGAGGCGGTGCTCGCAGCGCCTAACTCCAGGGAATTCAACGCCGCGGTGCGCCTGAACTTGGATGTTCCACTCTACCAACGCGGCGAGGAGTACGCCGCCATTCGGCAGGCGAAGGAAACCCTGGGGCGCGAGAAGCTGAATTTCGACTCACAAAGGCGAAACGTTCGCGCGGCGGTCATTTCGAGCTATGGCCAACTCAACACCGCCAGATCTCAAACCGCAACGGATGAATTGGCGATAAAAGCTGCCGAGGCGGCGCTGCGCGGCGTTCGCGAAGAAGCAAAAGTGGGGGCCCGCACCACCCTGGACGTGCTCAACGCCCAGCAAGCTCTGCTCAACGCCCGCGTCAACCTTATCATTTCGCAGCGGGATCGTGTTGTCGCCTCCTACGCTGCGCTCTCTGCGATCGGGAAGCTTTCAGCAACAACGTTGCAACTGGACGTCCAGCTCTACGATCCATCCGCGCATTTTGAACGGGTGAAGAATAAGATGATTGGAACGGACGCAGATTAA
- a CDS encoding NAD-dependent epimerase/dehydratase family protein, producing MKVTIAGAGGYLGEHIVRAALAEGHDVVAIVRSGSSAKFPSSVRRLEGDLHEAAYVADALADCEAAIFAAGRNFKPDLPLDQYLAQNVELTKIFFNAISSSNPSARVIFTSSMSAMAGSLEPLVFNETSGRAHVCVARLNAYDRAKVACEQLAREAGAAGRNVVILNPGLMLGPGASVNSSVSSALLLQWFCLKRFPIMVACGGHSVCDVRDVARAHVAALTEGHGQYILGGENIDALQLYDLMSEQTGIRRPPRAPLWLVSALVTTLDAASALTFGWLRSPLHRDFVRSQPLFYWGSSDRATCELHYRRRPLTQTIRDTIADFVGRGLVPSDLRFAASITDENRDALLLFSELARSHIHRTHLLPRLPEILAACRQNHELAAALDTALSGACYDHARGRFHWTGDRPEAALGRLRRLLDYCYYASDEFRERMS from the coding sequence ATGAAGGTGACGATTGCGGGCGCCGGCGGCTATCTCGGAGAACACATCGTTCGGGCCGCGTTGGCCGAAGGACACGACGTCGTCGCTATCGTGCGGAGCGGGTCCAGCGCAAAATTCCCAAGCTCGGTGCGACGACTCGAAGGCGATCTGCATGAGGCCGCCTATGTCGCCGACGCGCTGGCCGACTGTGAGGCCGCGATCTTCGCAGCCGGTAGGAATTTCAAGCCGGATCTGCCGCTAGACCAATATTTGGCGCAGAATGTCGAGCTAACGAAGATATTCTTCAACGCGATTTCAAGCTCGAATCCATCGGCGCGCGTTATCTTCACCTCGTCGATGTCAGCGATGGCCGGCAGTCTCGAGCCATTGGTCTTCAACGAGACGAGCGGCCGCGCTCATGTCTGCGTCGCGCGCCTCAATGCATATGATCGGGCGAAAGTGGCCTGCGAACAATTGGCGCGCGAGGCGGGCGCCGCCGGTCGCAACGTGGTGATCCTCAATCCTGGCCTCATGCTGGGCCCCGGCGCTTCGGTAAACAGCTCAGTTTCGAGCGCCTTGCTCCTGCAATGGTTCTGTCTGAAGCGATTCCCGATCATGGTTGCGTGCGGCGGCCACAGCGTCTGCGACGTGCGCGACGTCGCGCGCGCCCATGTGGCGGCGCTCACGGAAGGCCACGGCCAATACATCCTGGGCGGAGAGAATATCGATGCGCTGCAGCTTTATGACTTGATGTCTGAGCAGACGGGGATCAGACGACCGCCGCGGGCTCCCCTTTGGCTCGTATCCGCCCTTGTAACTACTCTCGACGCAGCATCGGCCCTGACATTCGGGTGGCTGCGCAGCCCCTTGCATCGCGACTTCGTGCGCTCGCAACCCCTGTTTTATTGGGGGAGCTCCGACCGCGCGACGTGTGAATTGCACTACAGGCGGCGGCCTCTGACCCAGACCATACGCGACACGATCGCAGACTTCGTGGGCCGCGGCCTCGTTCCCAGTGACCTGCGATTTGCCGCGTCCATCACCGACGAGAACCGCGATGCGCTGCTGCTGTTCAGTGAGTTGGCGCGCAGCCATATTCACCGCACGCATCTCCTGCCGCGCTTGCCGGAGATTCTAGCAGCGTGCCGCCAGAATCACGAACTTGCCGCCGCCCTCGACACGGCCTTGTCCGGCGCTTGTTATGATCACGCACGCGGACGCTTCCACTGGACCGGCGATCGCCCCGAAGCTGCGCTCGGTCGGTTGAGGAGATTGCTCGATTATTGCTACTACGCCTCCGACGAATTCCGCGAAAGAATGAGTTGA